The stretch of DNA GCTTTTGACCAGCAATTACTCTATTAATATTTTTATCAATGTGACAAAAGTATAACTAAAAGAAAGTGAAAGTACTCTTGAAAATTTATCTAATAGAATCAACTTAGTGCCACAAAACTTGTGTATTGATTAGTGTAGTTGTTGGTCAAGGGCTTGTGTcctaaaacaaaacaaaatagGCTTTGTAACTTTGATGAGGGGGAGTATCTTTCTTCCACGATAGCAACTAGCAAGGCCTCAAATGCGCTTATTGACAATTTATTTATGTCCACATCATATTACAAACTATTTGCTCAAGACCCCGCATAAAACAATGGACCAGGCCGGAATTGTGGTTCACATTATACCGAGGCTATGTCACATGATTCCAAATAAAATGATGACACTTCCTTACCGGTGTTAGGTTACATCAAGACCCGCCAACAAAGTTTATTATTAGGTTCCGCGTTAAATTTAACACCGGTACAAAGACCACATCCAAGGACGTCTCCAATAGCTTGCTGACTAAGATTACTGCCATgtgacagagagagagagagggtgaGGAAAGAGAGTGTGCTAGGTCTTAGTTTGTCTATATGTAGTAACCCGAGGAGTGGTGGAGGAAGAGATAGAAGGTTTGAGAGTAAATGAAAAATGGCTCAAACGTGGGCTCCGCATTACATTAGGTTATGTGTAGGAGTCATGTTGTTAGAGGACCATCTATATTATCAACTATTCATGACATGTCCTTCTTTGCAGGGTGTGACCCCCACCGGCTGATTGTAAAgttgttttatttttattttctcttttccttctaaTAAAACTTTGCGGCAACTCTCTTCTgccctttcaaaaaaaaaaagaatcttCTCGGAGACTCGGATGGATACGAAGCCCTTAAACATTGTGTCAGATAAAAGCTTCAAATGTTGTGTCGGATGGATACTTCTTAGCGTCTGAAAAGGTTGGCAAATTTGTAAACCGCATCtaatttttttaagaaaaatgtACTACGAACATTTGTTTATAACTTTATATATATGTCCACCATTCCAAATCACGAGAAAAAgaccttgtattaaaaaaaaacagagagaaCAGGAATGATTTTTATCATCCTGGTATCTTGAGGCTGATGACGATATCACATGCGCCCAAATGATTGACTGAATATAAAACGACGACTTATAGGTGTACAGTAGGTCATATAAAAAAACTGGCAAGATAGATTCAGGGCCCTGTGCTTTTCGGACTATTACAATCAAAGGCCACATATTAGAGGGCTGTAAAAATTATGCGTCCGGGAAAAACATCAAAATTGACAATACCATTCTAGAGTCTAGTTCAGAAAAAGCTAGCTTCGAACATCGGTAAGATGAACATTAAAAACTGTTAAACAAAGTACCAGTTGAGAGTGCAACACCCGGCCAGACACTACCACCATCGGCACCACAGTCAACCTATTTTTTATGGAATGTGCTTTTATCAAGTAGAGTTGttttacaaaaaaaaaacaaaagaaaagggaaatgaAAGAACTCTGTACAGAGTACAATCACTCAGAGAACTCTGTACATCTTGGAAAGGGAAAATAGTCAATCAAATGTGCATGCACCTTGGCAATAAAATGTGAATGTAGGAGTGTATTCTTTTTTTAGACGGAGGGATTATAGCAATGGCACAACCGCACAACCACGTCCGTTGTTTTCACACTAGACCGTGCATAGTAGTGATAAGTAGTTACTTAGAAACAAGTACTAACATACATGTAGGCATGCAACTCCCTCTGCACTTTCCAGGAAGTTTAGTGTGATGGGTTCATTATTTACGGACACATACACATAGTTATCAATTAACGACCTAACATATGTTCCTTCTTGACCAATGTGCTATAGTATAAATTGCCTACATAGCTGTTCTTCACGGCTTCATCATCAAGCAATAGGTTTAATTTCTCGTCGTCGTCAGTCGTGAAGAACCTTCTGCATTTGGCGCAGAGCCATGTTGTCCTCCATTGTCCCCTCTCATGAACCTCCTGCCAGCGCAAGAGGCAGAGCCAGGCAACCCTCACTTGCCACTACTGCGTCTCCCTACGTGGTGGAAGACTGCCTCGGCTTGCTGCAGGTGCTCAGCGACGGCACCGTCCTCCGcttcccgccgccgcctttcCCCGCCGGCGACGGCTGCGACGATGGCCGGGTGGAGTGGCGGGACGCCGTGTACGACGCCGGCAACAACCTCGGCGTGCGAATGTaccggcctcgccgccgcgtAGCGGCTGATAATAAGGGGGCAGCGGGGCACAAGATGAAGACGAAGCTGCCCGTGCTCGTGTACTTCCCCGGCGGGGGCTTCTGCTTCGGCTCCTACTCCTACCCCAAGAACCACGCCCTGTGCCTCCGCATGGCCGCCGAGCTCCCCGCCGTGGTGTGCTCCTTCGACCACCGCCTCGCGCCGGAGCACCGCCTCCCCGCCGCCTTCGAGGACGCCGCGGCCGCGCTCCTCTGGCTGCCCGGCCAGGTCCTCCGCAGCCCTTGGCTCGCCGGCAGGGCCGACCCGCGCCGGGTGTTCGTGTCGGGCACGTCCTCCGGCGCCTGCGTCGCGCACCAGATGGCGGTCCGGTTCGGCACCGCGGGGCTCCACCCCCTCAAGGTCGCTGGGTACATCCTCTTGATGCCCTACTTCCTGTCGGAGGAACCGACCCCGTCGGAGCTGAGCGCGCCGGCGACCGCCTTGCTGAGCCGGGAGAGGAGCGACAGGTACGTCCGCCTGGCGATGCCGGCGGGGTGGGACAAGGATCACCCGCTGGTGAACCCGTTCGGGCCGTACAGCCCTAGCCTGGCGGCGGCCGACTTCGGGCGCGTGCTCGTCGTCGCGGCGGAACGCGACCTGGTCAGGGACAAAAACCTCGAGTACGCTGAGAGGATGAAGGCGTTGGGGAAGGACGTGCGTCTGGCCTTGTTCCCAGGGCAAGAGCACGCCTTCTGCGCAATCAAACCACTCTCGGCGGCCGCCGATGAGGTCATACGCCTCATCAAACGCTTCATTTAGAGATGAATTCGCGAAGCGATAATTGGTCTCCATTGTCACGGACACCCAGTTTGAACATCATTTGTTCATCAGATCGTGAGCGAAGAGAGCGCTGAATCCAAAACACTTCAAAGGTTTATGCGTGTTATTATGTATATCTCTTGAATGAAAGGAGAGATATCTCTTGAGTGAATCACGTACTTGATCTCGTTCCTGTTTGTGTGCTCAACTAACAAATCATGCATGGCGCCATGGCCCATTCTTTCTTCTTTGGAGAATTTTGCCACCGAGAAAATTTACAAtccttcatatatatatatatatatatatatgttatcGACGTGTCTATGATAGGTGGAACCCGCCGCAGTCACTGATATGATACATGAGGAATTTAGGGTTTAACCATTGAGATGTGAGAGAATTTTCCTTCTTCAGAATAGATAATTGGATTCCTTGGTTACATGATCGAGTTTATGAAGCCATAAGTTCTCCGCATGCCATGGTCCTCTCTTTTCTCAAGATAAACAGTCCTCGTCTTTTGCTCAATGCAAAGCTCTTATTACAGGTGGAAACCAGACAAATAACCTAGTTAACTTTTGTGATAGTTCGATGGTGTAAACTTATCATGCACAATTTATCGCATTCtttcttttaaactttttctTATGCGGTAATTACAGCCGGTTATCCGAACACAATATGTAAGCGTAGCGAGCTCTTCCCTAATAATGAGGGCCACTTAAGTCATTGTTCTTCAATATTACTAATCTGTCTATGATTATTCATAGGCATGCAATCTCGCGGTAGGGGGGAGTTGATAGACTGATAACATGCATGGACACAtcatccttttttttttgggaaATAAACCAGTGACATATGAATTATCGAAGGAATTATCAAACCGCTTTTGAACAGTCCACTGAAAATTCCATTTTCAATTTGCTAATGTAGGACTTCAATCTCAAGGTCCAAAAATATTTGCTAATCTGAACAGCCCGCTTTTGAACGACTTCAATCTCAAGGTCCAAAAATATTTGTGGGAAATTTCGTTCGCAGATAATTAGTGGAGTACGATTTTAATTGCTAAAAGACCTCTCAAGGTCGTCGTAGGATATTGTCAGGAAGAGTTGACGGCGCGATGGGATGCTGGCCGTGCATGCTCCGACCGGTTAGCTCATCGATCGGGATGATCGAGCTCGCATGTGAACCCATGTGGATGATTGGTGGAAGTGGAACTAGAGCATCCATATTGATATGTAAGTGATTATGAGAAAGACCGTAAAAAAAAGACTAAGGAAGTCTGTCAAAATATATATTATAGTAAGGCTCCGTTTAGATGTCGATATTGGAGGGCTTGGCATTAAATTGGGTTCAATACCAAATCCGTCATGGTATTGAAATGGATCACAATTCCAATTCTACTGTTTGGATTACATCAAATTAGCTTTTGGAATCTTACTAACTAGCCCAATTCAATTTATGTTTGGAAGACAAAGGGTGGAATTGAAATTTATCCGGTGAGAAGCGATTGGAAACGCCAACTGGGAGGAAGAAAGACGAGATGGGGACACCGGCGCTGTGAGGGGGCcgaacccgcgccgccgcgaggGGGGCGGACCCGTGCCGCTACCGTGGTCGCCACGAGAGGGGCGGACCCATGCGGCCGCCATGAGGGGGCGGACCCACGCCGCCACGAGGGGAGCAGAACCATGCCGCTGCCGCAATCGCCGTGAGAGGGGGCCGAACCCGCACCGCCGCTATGGGGAGCGGACCCATGCCGCTGCCGCGGTTGCCACGATAGGGGGGCATTCACGTGTGTTGTTGCTGGGGAAGGGAATGAGGGAGGAAGGGGCCGGCGGGTGGGGTGATGCAGCTTGAGGGAGGGATAGAGGGAGGAAACCGGTGCGCAGGGAGAAGGTGACCAATTCGGCACAAAACCGAGAGGTAAGGCTCGGTATTGTTGGTAAGGGGACGCGGGTGCGGGGAATACCGCTTATTGGGGTAAGATTCCAATTCCGAATTCCAAGCCATCCAAACAAACAACTGTAATTGAAGTTAGCAAATATCAACTCCAAACGGTGTATAATTGTTTTCGTTTAGAGGCTTTGAGAATGGAAATAAGATTGGAGCCCTAGTTAGTGTATGAACAATCACGACGAGATGGACAGTGAAGTCAAACAAAAATTGTAGCAGCAGATGCAACCAACCGTTCGTGTTGACAGACTTAGTTTTTTTTGCGAATGACAGCTACTTAGTTAATTAATTATGTAGGATAGACTTAGTTAATTAATTATGTAGGATAGAGCTGTTTTGCGCAATTACAGATACGTGTTGACTGATAACTAGAGTACTAAGAATATGCTACGACTCATTTTGAAATCAAGCTAACTTAGCTCGTCTCGTTAAGGCTAACGAGctgcaaatcaagtttgaacCTAAGTGCATGCACTCTCTAATGCTTATAAAACAAGAACGACATGTACTCACTTCCAATCCCAATTCCCAACCATCTTCTTCCTTCCCGTGTCCTCTTCCACACCGAGAAGAGCCCCTTGACCACCATCACCCTAGCTCAGCCACCCACCACGCTCCCTGCACACATCCTCCAGGCCACCTGTCACCCGTCGAGTCGCAACCTCCAATGGCGGTGGCTGCGGTGCACGTGCTTGTGTTCCCGTGGCCTCTGCAGGGGCACATCAACACGTTTGTGCCTTTCAGCAAGGCCCTCGTCGACTCCGGCGTGCACGTCACCTTCTTGCACACCGACCACAACCTCCGCCGGGTGCgacgcacggcggcggcgccacgccTCCGCTACCTGTCAATCCCGGACGGCCTCCCCGACGATCACCCCCGCTCGGTGGGCGACATCTTCACGCTCATGGAGTCCAtgtcgacggcgggcggcgccgcctACCGCGCGCTGCTCCGCTCGCTGCTATCCCCCGGCAGCGGCGTCGGCGAGTTCCCACCGGTGACGTGCGTCGTGGCCGACGGCATCATGTTGTTCGCCATCGCCATCGCCGAGGAGCTCGGCGTCCCGGCGCTCGCCTTCCGCACGGCCAGCGCGAACAGCTTCTCCGCGTACCTCGCCGTGCCCCGGCTGCTGGAGCTGGGCGAGACGCCGCTCCCCGTAGACGACCCCGTGCACGGCGTCCCCGGGATGGAGGGCTTCCTGCGGCGGCGGGACCTTCCACGCCTCGCCCCTGCCGCGGACGGCCACCCCACGGAGAGcgagacggcggccggcgtgcACCCCATGCTGCTGACGATGGCCAAGGGCATCGCCGACTGCGGCAAGGCACGGGCGCTCGTGCTCAACACCCCGGCGTCCCTGGAGGGCTCGGCGGTGGCGCACATCGCCCCGCACATGCGCGACGTCTTCGCCATCGGCCCGCTCCACGCCATGTCCGCCGTgctggggccggcggcggcggcggcgagcctgTGGCGCGAGGACGACGGGTGCGTGGCCTGGCTGGACGGGCACGCGGACAGATCGGTGGTGTACGTGAGCCTGGGGAGCCTCACCCACATCTCGCACCACGAGTTCACGGAGTTCCTCCTCGGGCTCCTCGCCACGGGCTACCCTTTCCTGTGGGTGCTCCGGCCGGACATGGTCGGCGCCGCCGAGGAGGCGGCCCTCCGGGGAGCCGTGGGAGACGGCAGCAAGGTGCGCGTCGTGGAGTGGGCGCCGCAGCAGGACGTGCTGCGGCACCGCGCCGTCGGGTGCTTCCTCACCCACTCCGGGTGGAACTCTACCATGGAGAGCATCCTCGAGGGCGTGCCGATGGTGTGCTGGCCTTTCTTCGCCGACCAGCACATCAACAGCCGGTTCGTCCACGCCGTCTGGCGAGCGGGGCTGGACATGAAGGACGTGTGCGACAGGAGCACGGTGACGAGCATGGTGACGGAGGTCATGGAGTCGAGCGAGATCAGGCAGTCGGTGCAGGCGCTGGCGCAGCGGGTGAAGAGGGACGTTGCGACGGGGGGGTCGTCGGATGCCGAGTTCAAGCGGCTCATCGGTTTCATCGCCGAGCTCAGCGCGGGGCACCGGCACCAAGACCGGACTCCAGTTATTACCAACGGTGATGTCAGCCACCAAGGCTGAACACACACGTACAATGCTTGTAAGCTGCTCGTGAGAAATCGTGGACTTCTGCGAGGAGTtgctaattttcaaatttttataatttcaaatttagctatttactatttgtatttgatatggactcttttattaaattttattttttatttttctaattCCGAATTTAGCTATTTACTCATCGTATTCTACATAGACTCTTCAAACTCTTCGGtcatattttaatttttttaattttttaaatCCGAAAATAGCTATTTATTAACCGTATTTAATATGGACTCTTGAGTCAATTTAAACCGTtagatctttataaaatttaacgGTGCAAATTTTCTCTTTTTTAGATTAACGTGATAATTTTTAGACCCTATTAGCGAACGTGGTGGCttctttttacactctctcgtTAATATAGTAGATAGATGTCTTTTTTTCTCGTACAACATATTTCCTGACATAGCTATATTTACACGAGAGAGAGATATGAAAGTGATATTTCAGGTCAGCTATAAAATTTGTCTCGACTTTATATTACTCCCTCGAAAACTAAGAGCCTGTTTGGCATATCTCCCTCTACTCCAAAAGCAACTCCGGTTTTTCCGGTGGAAGTTCCTTCGGTGGAGCTAAAACCGTTTTGGAAAATATTTAGCAAAACGGCTTCTCCACTTGTTTAAAACACATAGAAAAGGTGAAATATCCATATTACCCAAATATTTCCTTTTTATTTCtctttctatttcttttccaatttttttttctttccttgaCATTCTCTCTCCCCCTTATCCATTCAACCGGCTGGCTCTATCCACGCCTCATCTCCCAGCCGGCCACTGGACACGCTTCTGCAGCTGGCCGCCAACCCACCGGCCGCCGGCGCTTAGGCTCTCGCACCAGCCGCAGGCCGCTGCCCGCGCTCCCGCAACCAGCCCCCGCCCACGGGTCGCCGGCGCTTAGGCTCCCACCCCAGCCCGCCGGCCGACGCTAGCCGCTCCCTGCGCCACAGCCGGCCGCCTCCCACCGTCCGCTGCTGTCCCGGCCGCCGGCCtcaagctccggccgccgcctcaCGCCTCCCGTCGCGGACCGGCCGCCTCATGCTCCCGCTCGCGCCTCACGCTCCCGCAGTCCCGCTCGCGCCTCACGTCGTCGGCCGGCCGctgctcgcgccacccgcggaGGGCAAAGTTGGTAAGCAAGGTGGAGAGCCGGGGAGCCAGTTTTTCTGGCTCACGCTCCATCTTCCGGCTCCTCTCAGCGGGATTTCCGGGGCTCCCTTCCAAACAAGACCTAAGATTTTCTATGCATTCGTTACGTTAAAACTAGTCAAAATAGTTACGCGTGATAAATGATGGGCCATAAAATGACACTTCGATTAAACTGGTAGGGCTTTCAGATCGGCCCTGATCTGATAGTTACAACCCTACTTAGCGACAAGATGGCTGCGTGTGGCTGCAAAGACCGAAATAATTCCCTTTTCTAATAAAGCCACAGTGACAGATCAATATCAAGCCCCGACCCAAAAATTGCATATATAAGATTGGTCACCGTACGGCCCCACGAAAAGATCATTAGTGATGAATTATAATGGACCCTCATATGTTGACATTACTTTTGTCATTTTTCAAGTGGTGACAATGTAGAAACCTCTGGGTCTTTAATATTTGGGAAAAATTCAGTTTACATCTTGAACTATCACAAAAGACTAATTTAGTCTAATTCAACTAGAAAAAAGATAATAAAAAGATAATAAGGACCATCCAACTATTGAAACCGGATAAATTTGACCTCGTTGTGGTCTTAAAGGTAGTTTTTTATTTtctaaaaattaaaaatattcaagtTTAAACTTAAAAAATTATAAGTAATTTAATAGGTGCTAGGTTTTCAAAAAATGTAACATATCTATTGGCACACTGGTTATTCGGATCCAATTTTTTTACGATTCTAGTATTTATTTGCTTATAGTTATATCTATTATTTTTTagtaaataagattcaaatagagtATCGACATAtagtttacatttttagaaaaattatggtatcagttttatattttttcttatttgaaatgaattagttttaatttttttatatttaaccagaattttttattttaaaaaaatataagatCACATTTGGAACCACCCAAGGTGTCAAATTAGCTGATTTCGATACTTGGATGGCCTTCGTCATCTGGTTTTACGATTAGAGTTTGAAAATCGATCAATTGTGCTAGTTCGAGGGTGGAAATTGATTTTTTTTCCCAAATATTTTTCTAATTATTCTTTGTTGAAAAAATATTTTCTTTAGAATTGACATCGCAAATGATTTGTTGCTAGAACTAAGGATAAATCATGACAAAACAATTTTTATGGTCACCCTGAACCCAACTACGAAAACCATTTATTTTCACAGTGGCTAAGTTTCAGTCGTGTTGGATTCCGACCGTGAAAAGCTAAGCAGGGAACCATATGTAAATCGGATTGTGTGGTACCCTACTGCCCTCGGATACGTATTCATTTCAAACAGTAAAATTATTACACAATTCTTACCATATTGCACAATGACTTTTCTCTCATTCCCTCGGAAAAAAAAACTCTCTCATTCAAATAATTAGCACGTATAAGTTATAACCAACAAAGCTTCACGGGATTGCTGCTTGCTTGCATTCAAAAGACAAAGCGTATGGAAGGGAAACAATTTAAGAAAAAGAATTACAAGTAGAAAGGATCATCAGCACAAGAGAAGATCCCCCTCATTATTTCAGCAACACACGTAACCTAATTAAATTTGCGTCTCTTGCACATAGACGCCAATGGCGTCGAGGAATCGCATGCCGCGCGCAAAGAAGCCC from Panicum hallii strain FIL2 chromosome 3, PHallii_v3.1, whole genome shotgun sequence encodes:
- the LOC112884533 gene encoding probable carboxylesterase 15 — encoded protein: MLSSIVPSHEPPASARGRARQPSLATTASPYVVEDCLGLLQVLSDGTVLRFPPPPFPAGDGCDDGRVEWRDAVYDAGNNLGVRMYRPRRRVAADNKGAAGHKMKTKLPVLVYFPGGGFCFGSYSYPKNHALCLRMAAELPAVVCSFDHRLAPEHRLPAAFEDAAAALLWLPGQVLRSPWLAGRADPRRVFVSGTSSGACVAHQMAVRFGTAGLHPLKVAGYILLMPYFLSEEPTPSELSAPATALLSRERSDRYVRLAMPAGWDKDHPLVNPFGPYSPSLAAADFGRVLVVAAERDLVRDKNLEYAERMKALGKDVRLALFPGQEHAFCAIKPLSAAADEVIRLIKRFI
- the LOC112887394 gene encoding 7-deoxyloganetic acid glucosyltransferase-like, which produces MAVAAVHVLVFPWPLQGHINTFVPFSKALVDSGVHVTFLHTDHNLRRVRRTAAAPRLRYLSIPDGLPDDHPRSVGDIFTLMESMSTAGGAAYRALLRSLLSPGSGVGEFPPVTCVVADGIMLFAIAIAEELGVPALAFRTASANSFSAYLAVPRLLELGETPLPVDDPVHGVPGMEGFLRRRDLPRLAPAADGHPTESETAAGVHPMLLTMAKGIADCGKARALVLNTPASLEGSAVAHIAPHMRDVFAIGPLHAMSAVLGPAAAAASLWREDDGCVAWLDGHADRSVVYVSLGSLTHISHHEFTEFLLGLLATGYPFLWVLRPDMVGAAEEAALRGAVGDGSKVRVVEWAPQQDVLRHRAVGCFLTHSGWNSTMESILEGVPMVCWPFFADQHINSRFVHAVWRAGLDMKDVCDRSTVTSMVTEVMESSEIRQSVQALAQRVKRDVATGGSSDAEFKRLIGFIAELSAGHRHQDRTPVITNGDVSHQG